The Lycium barbarum isolate Lr01 chromosome 10, ASM1917538v2, whole genome shotgun sequence genome includes a region encoding these proteins:
- the LOC132615260 gene encoding HVA22-like protein e isoform X2, with translation MLLYPLYASVVAIETPDKLDDEQWLAYWIFYSFLTLMEMAFQHVLVWIPIWYDVKLIFVAWLVLPQFRGAAFIYDNFVRERIIKRYREPSQHHNKSPKGKSKTESSQHHNKSPKGKSKTTKFVHFITPKKEEHEVY, from the exons GTATGCATCAGTAGTAGCAATTGAGACTCCTGACAAGTTGGATGATGAACAGTGGCTTGCTTATTggattttttattcttttcttacACTTATGGAGATGGCCTTTCAACATGTTCTTGTATG GATACCAATATGGTATGACGTGAAGTTGATATTTGTGGCATGGCTAGTGCTGCCTCAGTTCAGAGGAGCTGCTTTTATATATGATAATTTTGTAAGGGAAAGGATAATCAAGAGATATAGAGAACCATCACAACACCATAACAAGTCTCCTAAAGGCAAATCCAAGACAGAATCATCACAACACCATAACAAGTCTCCTAAAGGCAAATCCAAGACGACAAAGTTTGTGCACTTCATCACTCCCAAAAAG GAAGAGCATGAAGTTTACTGA